The following coding sequences are from one Kogia breviceps isolate mKogBre1 chromosome X, mKogBre1 haplotype 1, whole genome shotgun sequence window:
- the ZCCHC12 gene encoding zinc finger CCHC domain-containing protein 12: MASIIARVGNSRRQSARLPPWAHSMLRSLERSLGPLMANMAERNMKLFSGRVVPAQGEETFENWLTQVHGVLPDWNMSEEEKLKRLIKTLRGPAREVMRLLQAANPNLSVADFLHAMKLVFGESESSVTAHGRFFNTLQAPGEKASLYVIRLEVQLQNAIQAGIIAQKDANQSRLHQLLLGAELNGDLRFRLKNLLRMYANEQERLPSFLELIRMIREEEDWDDTFMKRKRAKRSESMVERATSPVAFGGSPPIVIGNADCNVIEIDDTPDDDSDEDVILVESQNPPLAFSSSPPPRRRARPRNQVLVIESPNNSRAQSPCTSGGSGYKNDGPGDMHRTRKRKYTIRCSYCGEEGHSKETCDNESNKAHVFENLIITLQELTHTEEEGSREAPGEPSDPSEPQ, translated from the coding sequence ATGGCCAGCATCATTGCGCGTGTGGGTAACAGCAGGCGGCAGAGCGCGCGCTTGCCACCTTGGGCCCATTCTATGCTAAGGTCCCTGGAGAGAAGTCTTGGTCCTTTAATGGCCAACATGGCAGAGAGAAACATGAAGTTGTTCTCGGGGAGGGTGGTGCCAGCCCAGGGGGAAGAAACCTTTGAAAACTGGCTGACCCAAGTCCATGGGGTCCTACCAGATTGGAATATGTCTGAGGAGGAAAAGCTCAAGCGCTTGATAAAAACCCTGAGGGGCCCTGCGCGGGAGGTCATGCGTTTGCTGCAGGCGGCCAACCCCAATCTAAGTGTGGCAGATTTCTTGCACGCCATGAAATTGGTGTTTGGGGAGTCTGAAAGCAGTGTGACCGCTCATGGTAGATTTTTTAACACCCTGCAGGCACCAGGGGAGAAAGCCTCCCTTTACGTGATCCGTTTAGAGGTGCAGCTCCAGAATGCTATTCAGGCAGGGATCATAGCTCAGAAAGATGCAAACCAGAGTCGCCTGCACCAGCTCCTTTTAGGGGCTGAGCTGAATGGGGACCTGCGCTTCAGGCTGAAGAATCTTCTCAGGATGTATGCAAATGAGCAGGAGCGTCTCCCCAGTTTCCTGGAGTTAATCAGAATGATAAGGGAGGAAGAGGATTGGGATGACACTTTTATGAAACGGAAGCGGGCCAAGAGATCTGAGTCAATGGTGGAGAGGGCAACTAGCCCAGTGGCATTTGGGGGCTCCCCACCCATAGTGATCGGTAATGCCGACTGCAACGTGATAGAGATAGATGATACCCCCGACGATGACTCAGATGAGGATGTGATCCTGGTGGAGTCTCAGAACCCTCCACTTGCATTCTCGAGTTCTCCTCCCCCCAGACGCAGGGCCAGACCTCGGAATCAAGTGCTAGTCATTGAGTCCCCCAACAATTCCAGGGCTCAGTCTCCTTGTACCAGCGGGGGTTCTGGGTATAAGAATGATGGTCCTGGGGATATGCATAGAACCAGGAAGCGAAAATACACAATCCGCTGTTCGTACTGTGGAGAGGAGGGCCACTCAAAGGAAACCTGTGACAATGAGAGCAACAAGGCCCATGTGTTTGAGAACCTGATTATCACCCTGCAGGAGCTGACACATACCGAGGAGGAGGGGTCAAGAGAAGCCCCTGGCGAACCCAGTGACCCTTCTGAGCCACAGTGA